In Capsicum annuum cultivar UCD-10X-F1 chromosome 7, UCD10Xv1.1, whole genome shotgun sequence, one genomic interval encodes:
- the LOC107876422 gene encoding uncharacterized protein LOC107876422 — MKRMKEPETIKDYADQLLDLANKVRLFGKDFIYERIIQKILVTLLEKYEATISSLENSKDMSSITLAKLIKALQELEQRRIIRKEGSVEDIKCNKYGQLGHVERVCKSQTQQEEAKVAVNQYEKEQLFVTTSFASKNTSENWLIDSGCTNHMTSDQELFKELDKFVISKVKIGNGEYLDAKGKGTIAIQSPVGLKLIADVFFVLDLDQNLLSIGQLLENGFKVLFEEKNMCHEGSR; from the exons ATGAAGAGAATGAAAGAACCAGAAACTATAAAAGATTATGCAGATCAACTACTCGACTTAGCCAACAAAGTGAGATTGTTTGGTAAGGATTTTATTTAtgaaagaattattcaaaaaattcttGTCACACTTCTTGAGAAATATGAAGCCACAATCTCTTCTTTAGAAAATTCTAAGGATATGTCAAGCATTACCTTGGCAAAACTTATTAAAGCTTTGCAGGAATTAGAGCAAAGGAGAATAATAAGGAAAGAAGGTTCTGTTGAAG ATATCAAGTGTAACAAATATGGTCAACTGGGCCATGTGGAGAGAGTATGCAAGTCACAAACGCAACAAGAAGAAGCCAAGGTTGCTGTAAATCAATATGAAAAAGAGCAGTTGTTTGTAACAACTTCTTTTGCTAGCAAAAACACTTCTGAAAATTGGTTAATTGATAGCGGATGCACAAATCATATGACCAGTGATCAAGAGCTCTTTAAAGAACTAGATAAATTTGTTATttccaaagtcaaaattggaaaTGGAGAATATCTTGACGCAAAAGGCAAAGGAACAATTGCAATTCAAAGCCCTGTAGGTTTGAAACTTATAGCTGATGTTTTCTTTGTTCTCGACCTTGATCAAAACCTCTTAAGTATTGGGCagctacttgaaaatggtttcaAAGTGTTGTTTGAAGAAAAAAACATGTGTCATGAAGGATCCCGATAA